The Megachile rotundata isolate GNS110a chromosome 8, iyMegRotu1, whole genome shotgun sequence genome has a segment encoding these proteins:
- the FucTB gene encoding alpha-(1,3)-fucosyltransferase 10 isoform X1, whose translation MKAENSTNLRLFKFNIFIEYNKTYSSIMYSFQIDNKSYYSDEVPIILWWTPFGTDGKLRNCGNYQCYFTSNRSLQYHPNIKSFLFYGTAFQINDLPEWKSNEVPWGLLHEESPRNNPILVHQQTLNLFTYSSTFSRFSDVPLTLIDLPGITELLSKKYFVSTKEKTKLIHTKNLAPLLYIQSDCDTASNRDIYVAELMKHIRVDSYGTCLNNVQLDTRLKENYLEILNSEDFLSFISKYKFTIAFENAVCEDYITEKLWRPLIVGSVPIYYGSPSFKDWLPNNMSAISVREFKDPISLANFLQKLVLNETEYDKYLSHKLINNYEIHNERLKKAFEKNTTWFRNEFGNYVEEFECFICESIQKKGKKKVVDKEHYDCPLPINPLTNEVDHNNWWVQQWIVEKCGAKVLTYYLQNNFTINMENFEKEKLQLYDKNKC comes from the exons ATGAAAGctgaaaattcaacaaatttaagattgtttaagtttaatatatttattgaatacAACAAAACATACAGTTCAATT ATGTATTCATTTCAAATTGATAACAAATCATATTACTCag ATGAAGTGCCTATAATTTTGTGGTGGACTCCTTTTGGAACTGatggaaaacttagaaattgcgGAAATTATCAATGTTATTTTACAAGTAACCGATCATTGCAGTATCATCcaaatataaaa AGCTTTCTTTTCTATGGTACTGCTTTTCAAATTAATGATTTACCAGAATGGAAATCCAATGAAGTTCCCTGGGGTTTGCTTCATGAAGAGTCCCCAAGAAATAACCCAATCCTGGTTCATCAACAAACTTTAAATCTTTTTACGTACTCCTCAACATTTAGCAGATTTAGTGATGTGCCTCTCACTCTTATAGATCTACCTGGAATTACAGAATTATTAA gtaaaaaatattttgtttcaacAAAAGAAAAGACTAAATTAATACATACAAAAAACCTTGCACCATTGCTTTACATACAGTCTGACTGTGATACTGCGAGTAATAGAGATATTTATGTAGCAGAATTAATGAAACATATACGGGTTGATTCATATGGCACATGTTTAAATAATGTTCAATTAGATACAAG gCTAAAGGAAAATTACcttgaaatattaaacagtGAGGATTTTCTGTCATTCATCAGtaagtataaatttacaatagCTTTTGAAAATGCAGTCTGTGAAGATTATATCACGGAAAAATTGTGGAGGCCCCTTATCGTTGGATCTGTACCTATATATTATGGATCACCTTCATTTaag GATTGGCTTCCAAATAATATGTCTGCAATTTCAGTACGAGAATTTAAAGATCCAATAAGTTTGGCCAATTTCCTACAGAAACTTGTTCTTAATGAAACTGAATATGATAAATACTTGTCAcataaactaattaataattatgaaatacacAATGAAAGATTGAAGAAGGCATTTGAAAAAAATACAACATGGTTTCgaaatgaatttggaaattatgttgaagaatttgaatgttttatttgCGAGAGTAtacaaaaaaaaggaaagaaaaaagttgttgACAAAGAACATTATGACTGTCCATTGCCAATAAATCCATTAACAAATGAAGTTGATCATAATAATTGGTGGGTACAGCAATGGATTGTAGAAAAATGTGGTGCAAAAGTATTgacttattatttacaaaataattttacaattaacatggaaaattttgaaaaagaaaagctGCAATTATATGACAAAAATAAGTGTTAA
- the FucTB gene encoding alpha-(1,3)-fucosyltransferase 10 isoform X2 translates to MLYPHKKMHFMLMTIIAVTSSIIIYQMYSFQIDNKSYYSDEVPIILWWTPFGTDGKLRNCGNYQCYFTSNRSLQYHPNIKSFLFYGTAFQINDLPEWKSNEVPWGLLHEESPRNNPILVHQQTLNLFTYSSTFSRFSDVPLTLIDLPGITELLSKKYFVSTKEKTKLIHTKNLAPLLYIQSDCDTASNRDIYVAELMKHIRVDSYGTCLNNVQLDTRLKENYLEILNSEDFLSFISKYKFTIAFENAVCEDYITEKLWRPLIVGSVPIYYGSPSFKDWLPNNMSAISVREFKDPISLANFLQKLVLNETEYDKYLSHKLINNYEIHNERLKKAFEKNTTWFRNEFGNYVEEFECFICESIQKKGKKKVVDKEHYDCPLPINPLTNEVDHNNWWVQQWIVEKCGAKVLTYYLQNNFTINMENFEKEKLQLYDKNKC, encoded by the exons ATGTTATATCCTCACAAAAAAATGCATTTTATGCTTATGACAATTATTGCTGTCACTtcgagtataataatttatcag ATGTATTCATTTCAAATTGATAACAAATCATATTACTCag ATGAAGTGCCTATAATTTTGTGGTGGACTCCTTTTGGAACTGatggaaaacttagaaattgcgGAAATTATCAATGTTATTTTACAAGTAACCGATCATTGCAGTATCATCcaaatataaaa AGCTTTCTTTTCTATGGTACTGCTTTTCAAATTAATGATTTACCAGAATGGAAATCCAATGAAGTTCCCTGGGGTTTGCTTCATGAAGAGTCCCCAAGAAATAACCCAATCCTGGTTCATCAACAAACTTTAAATCTTTTTACGTACTCCTCAACATTTAGCAGATTTAGTGATGTGCCTCTCACTCTTATAGATCTACCTGGAATTACAGAATTATTAA gtaaaaaatattttgtttcaacAAAAGAAAAGACTAAATTAATACATACAAAAAACCTTGCACCATTGCTTTACATACAGTCTGACTGTGATACTGCGAGTAATAGAGATATTTATGTAGCAGAATTAATGAAACATATACGGGTTGATTCATATGGCACATGTTTAAATAATGTTCAATTAGATACAAG gCTAAAGGAAAATTACcttgaaatattaaacagtGAGGATTTTCTGTCATTCATCAGtaagtataaatttacaatagCTTTTGAAAATGCAGTCTGTGAAGATTATATCACGGAAAAATTGTGGAGGCCCCTTATCGTTGGATCTGTACCTATATATTATGGATCACCTTCATTTaag GATTGGCTTCCAAATAATATGTCTGCAATTTCAGTACGAGAATTTAAAGATCCAATAAGTTTGGCCAATTTCCTACAGAAACTTGTTCTTAATGAAACTGAATATGATAAATACTTGTCAcataaactaattaataattatgaaatacacAATGAAAGATTGAAGAAGGCATTTGAAAAAAATACAACATGGTTTCgaaatgaatttggaaattatgttgaagaatttgaatgttttatttgCGAGAGTAtacaaaaaaaaggaaagaaaaaagttgttgACAAAGAACATTATGACTGTCCATTGCCAATAAATCCATTAACAAATGAAGTTGATCATAATAATTGGTGGGTACAGCAATGGATTGTAGAAAAATGTGGTGCAAAAGTATTgacttattatttacaaaataattttacaattaacatggaaaattttgaaaaagaaaagctGCAATTATATGACAAAAATAAGTGTTAA
- the FucTB gene encoding alpha-(1,3)-fucosyltransferase 10 isoform X4 — MKAENSTNLRLFKFNIFIEYNKTYSSIMYSFQIDNKSYYSDEVPIILWWTPFGTDGKLRNCGNYQCYFTSNRSLQYHPNIKSFLFYGTAFQINDLPEWKSNEVPWGLLHEESPRNNPILVHQQTLNLFTYSSTFSRFSDVPLTLIDLPGITELLSKKYFVSTKEKTKLIHTKNLAPLLYIQSDCDTASNRDIYVAELMKHIRVDSYGTCLNNVQLDTRLKENYLEILNSEDFLSFISKYKFTIAFENAVCEDYITEKLWRPLIVGSVPIYYGSPSFKDWLPNNMSAISVREFKDPISLANFLQKLVLNETEYDKYLSHKLINNYEIHNERLKKAFEKNTTWFRNEFGNYVEEFECFICESIQKKGKKKVVDKEHYDCPLPINPLTNEVDHNN, encoded by the exons ATGAAAGctgaaaattcaacaaatttaagattgtttaagtttaatatatttattgaatacAACAAAACATACAGTTCAATT ATGTATTCATTTCAAATTGATAACAAATCATATTACTCag ATGAAGTGCCTATAATTTTGTGGTGGACTCCTTTTGGAACTGatggaaaacttagaaattgcgGAAATTATCAATGTTATTTTACAAGTAACCGATCATTGCAGTATCATCcaaatataaaa AGCTTTCTTTTCTATGGTACTGCTTTTCAAATTAATGATTTACCAGAATGGAAATCCAATGAAGTTCCCTGGGGTTTGCTTCATGAAGAGTCCCCAAGAAATAACCCAATCCTGGTTCATCAACAAACTTTAAATCTTTTTACGTACTCCTCAACATTTAGCAGATTTAGTGATGTGCCTCTCACTCTTATAGATCTACCTGGAATTACAGAATTATTAA gtaaaaaatattttgtttcaacAAAAGAAAAGACTAAATTAATACATACAAAAAACCTTGCACCATTGCTTTACATACAGTCTGACTGTGATACTGCGAGTAATAGAGATATTTATGTAGCAGAATTAATGAAACATATACGGGTTGATTCATATGGCACATGTTTAAATAATGTTCAATTAGATACAAG gCTAAAGGAAAATTACcttgaaatattaaacagtGAGGATTTTCTGTCATTCATCAGtaagtataaatttacaatagCTTTTGAAAATGCAGTCTGTGAAGATTATATCACGGAAAAATTGTGGAGGCCCCTTATCGTTGGATCTGTACCTATATATTATGGATCACCTTCATTTaag GATTGGCTTCCAAATAATATGTCTGCAATTTCAGTACGAGAATTTAAAGATCCAATAAGTTTGGCCAATTTCCTACAGAAACTTGTTCTTAATGAAACTGAATATGATAAATACTTGTCAcataaactaattaataattatgaaatacacAATGAAAGATTGAAGAAGGCATTTGAAAAAAATACAACATGGTTTCgaaatgaatttggaaattatgttgaagaatttgaatgttttatttgCGAGAGTAtacaaaaaaaaggaaagaaaaaagttgttgACAAAGAACATTATGACTGTCCATTGCCAATAAATCCATTAACAAATGAAGTTGATCATAATAATTG A
- the FucTB gene encoding alpha-(1,3)-fucosyltransferase 10 isoform X3, which translates to MYSFQIDNKSYYSDEVPIILWWTPFGTDGKLRNCGNYQCYFTSNRSLQYHPNIKSFLFYGTAFQINDLPEWKSNEVPWGLLHEESPRNNPILVHQQTLNLFTYSSTFSRFSDVPLTLIDLPGITELLSKKYFVSTKEKTKLIHTKNLAPLLYIQSDCDTASNRDIYVAELMKHIRVDSYGTCLNNVQLDTRLKENYLEILNSEDFLSFISKYKFTIAFENAVCEDYITEKLWRPLIVGSVPIYYGSPSFKDWLPNNMSAISVREFKDPISLANFLQKLVLNETEYDKYLSHKLINNYEIHNERLKKAFEKNTTWFRNEFGNYVEEFECFICESIQKKGKKKVVDKEHYDCPLPINPLTNEVDHNNWWVQQWIVEKCGAKVLTYYLQNNFTINMENFEKEKLQLYDKNKC; encoded by the exons ATGTATTCATTTCAAATTGATAACAAATCATATTACTCag ATGAAGTGCCTATAATTTTGTGGTGGACTCCTTTTGGAACTGatggaaaacttagaaattgcgGAAATTATCAATGTTATTTTACAAGTAACCGATCATTGCAGTATCATCcaaatataaaa AGCTTTCTTTTCTATGGTACTGCTTTTCAAATTAATGATTTACCAGAATGGAAATCCAATGAAGTTCCCTGGGGTTTGCTTCATGAAGAGTCCCCAAGAAATAACCCAATCCTGGTTCATCAACAAACTTTAAATCTTTTTACGTACTCCTCAACATTTAGCAGATTTAGTGATGTGCCTCTCACTCTTATAGATCTACCTGGAATTACAGAATTATTAA gtaaaaaatattttgtttcaacAAAAGAAAAGACTAAATTAATACATACAAAAAACCTTGCACCATTGCTTTACATACAGTCTGACTGTGATACTGCGAGTAATAGAGATATTTATGTAGCAGAATTAATGAAACATATACGGGTTGATTCATATGGCACATGTTTAAATAATGTTCAATTAGATACAAG gCTAAAGGAAAATTACcttgaaatattaaacagtGAGGATTTTCTGTCATTCATCAGtaagtataaatttacaatagCTTTTGAAAATGCAGTCTGTGAAGATTATATCACGGAAAAATTGTGGAGGCCCCTTATCGTTGGATCTGTACCTATATATTATGGATCACCTTCATTTaag GATTGGCTTCCAAATAATATGTCTGCAATTTCAGTACGAGAATTTAAAGATCCAATAAGTTTGGCCAATTTCCTACAGAAACTTGTTCTTAATGAAACTGAATATGATAAATACTTGTCAcataaactaattaataattatgaaatacacAATGAAAGATTGAAGAAGGCATTTGAAAAAAATACAACATGGTTTCgaaatgaatttggaaattatgttgaagaatttgaatgttttatttgCGAGAGTAtacaaaaaaaaggaaagaaaaaagttgttgACAAAGAACATTATGACTGTCCATTGCCAATAAATCCATTAACAAATGAAGTTGATCATAATAATTGGTGGGTACAGCAATGGATTGTAGAAAAATGTGGTGCAAAAGTATTgacttattatttacaaaataattttacaattaacatggaaaattttgaaaaagaaaagctGCAATTATATGACAAAAATAAGTGTTAA
- the TBCD gene encoding tubulin folding cofactor D produces the protein MVFSDCPDSDIIGCGFSAFKEIDEVTALISELKKVNLSPSLVEKNRDRFNFILSQYQDQRQLLDPYLDDILQPLIGIIKDENSTESMRHNAFKYIFIVMSVKTYKKIVTYLPHEVTDLLPVLRMLEKQDINDVETWETRYVLLIWLSIISKIPFPLSRLEVSDVKLEESIIVRIIKICKLFCLSKDACAVAAVFLIANFLTRSDVKKVYLQEMIIWSLQCVKDDPLRHGPLAVIAAILKHSAREDVKPYTQTILDEVLQFHLNDNPADLIRKFGIKIVQRIGLVLLGTKLATWRYQKASRPISLLPNTKNSNTIESIEEAKDIPCYHDDQDIPPAIEDIIEQLIQGLRDKAITIRWSAAKGIGRITARLPIDLADDVVGFVLNLFSGRESDSAWHGGCLALAELGRRGLLLPHRLKDVIPVVVQALVFDEPRAYGSIGYLIRDAACYVCWAFARAYDSDVFQPYVKEIAAMLLVVTCFDREINCRRAASAAFQENVGRQGNFPHGIEILTIADYFEVGVRNHAYLKISTQIAQYEEYTKPLIDHLVARKVTHWDTALRELSAKALFNLTPIDPNYFKDTVLPNLLEMLNSIDLNIRHGAVLAIAEILEALHNCFNEKIENIIGASAVENIRNIVNTFRKRGQFKGLGGELMKQACAVFIKKCSIVHFPISREIIYDWQNLLEECLGHEVSTVKIKAAEAHTEFLKKYYANLDSEDRNVVINRYLDNLQSNNQLVRIGFAQAIGYFPLFIICERIKDVIEALIKCTEISANTLKWAESRKEAIHALIMVCQTLGVKETDKWEVFIPNLYHCYLLALKEYTIDSRGDIGAWVREAAMTGLHMLTNLVSQANLISVLNDELMANIIGGIAQQAVERIDGIRAQAGIVFSALIHSDPPLPNIPYHEELKTIFPYNECKEHIEWRMESATFPRFIKMLSYPPYTMSLLRGIIFSVGGLSESLVKHSSVSLFSYLQEIDELGLKNLCYKILQIFEESHKNERMITSMLAFLDRLLSSGCIQIVLDDSENGIAERILILLKQEIKNTSNTKLLISSINVFCQLLQIHGPVAKRAFCQLSIFLCHKYKCIRKVAATKTYEALTLYGEEMDLSEQDLMQLLTELNVTDWEQSVTELRSIRNHLCDLMKVPAPIVQTKPMN, from the exons ATGGTGTTTAGTGATTGTCCGGACTCGGACATAATTGGTTGCGGATTCAGTGCTTTTAAGGAAATTGATGAAGTGACCGCTTTAATTTCGGAATTAAAGAAAGTTAATCTTTCACCCAGCCTTGTTGAAAAAAATCGAGATCGTTTCAACTTTATTTTATCACAATATCAGGATCAGAGACAATTATTGGATCCTTACTTAGATGACATTTTACAGCCACTGATTGGTATTATTAAAGATGAAAATTCAACAGAAAGCATGCGGCACAAtgcttttaaatatatttttattgttatgtcAGTGAAAACATACAAAAAAATTGTTACGTATCTTCCACATGAG gtAACAGATCTTCTTCCTGTTCTACGAATGCTTGAAAAGCAAGATATAAATGATGTAGAAACATGGGAAACTCGATATGTGCTTCTAATTTGGCTTTCTATAATATCAAAGATACCATTTCCACTTTCACGTCTGGAAGTCTCTGATGTTAAATTAGAAGAATCAATAATAGTCAGAATTATAaagatatgtaaattattttgtttatcgaAAGATGCTTGTGCTGTGGCTGCAGTATTTTTAATTGCTAATTTCTTAACAAGATCGGACGTTAAAAAAGTATATTTGCAAGAAATGATAATATGGAGTTTACAATGTGTAAAGGACGATCCCTTGAGACATGGTCCTTTAGCAGTTATAGCAGCTATATTAAAACACAGTGCAAGAGAAGATGTTAAACCATACACTCAAACAATTTTAGATgaagttttacaatttcatttgaACGATAATCCTGCAGATCTTATTCGAAAGTTTGGAATAAAGATTGTACAAAGAATTGGTTTGGTATTATTAGGAACAAAATTAGCTACATGGAGATACCAGAAAGCTAGTAGACCTATATCTTTACTAcctaatactaagaatagtaataCTATAGAAAGTATTGAAGAAGCTAAAGATATTCCATGTTACCACGACGATCAAGATATTCCACCTGCAATAGAAGATATTATCGAACAACTTATACAAGGACTGCGAGATAAAGCAATTACAATACGATGGTCTGCTGCAAAGGGAATTGGTAGAATAACAGCAAGACTACCAATAGATTTAGCAGATGATGTAGTAGGATTTGTATTAAATCTTTTTTCTGGTCGGGAGTCAGATTCTGCTTGGCATGGTGGCTGTCTAGCATTAGCAGAATTAGGAAGACGTGGACTTCTTTTGCCCCACCGATTGAAAGATGTGATACCAGTAGTTGTTCAGGCATTGGTATTTGATGAACCACGAGCTTATGGATCAATTGGATATTTAATTAGAGATGCTGCATGTTATGTTTGTTGGGCATTTGCCAGAGCATACGATTCTGATGTTTTTCAACCATATGTGAAAGAAATTGCAGCTATGTTATTAGTTGTTACGTGTTTTGATAGAGAAATTAATTGTAGAAGAGCTGCTTCTGCAGCGTTTCAAGAAAATGTAGGTAGACAGGGAAATTTTCCACATGGAATAGAAATACTTACCATTGCTGATTACTTTGAAGTCGGCGTTAGAAATcatgcatatttaaaaattagtactCAAATTGCACAATATGAAGAATATACAAAACCTCTCATTGATCATTTAGTTGCAAGAAAAGTTACACATTGGGATACAGCACTTAGGGAACTTTCAGCTAAAGCTCTTTTTAATTTAACTCCTATAGATCCAAACTACTTCAAAGATACAGTTTTACcaaatttattagaaatgttAAATTCTATTGATTTAAATATCAGACATGGTGCAGTATTAGCTATTGCAGAAATTTTAGAAGCATTACATAATTGCTTCaatgaaaaaattgagaacATAATTGGAGCATCAGCTGtagaaaatataagaaatatagtAAACACTTTTAGAAAAAGAGGACAATTCAAAGGTCTTGGAGGGGAATTAATGAAACAAGCTTGTGCTGTATTTATAAAGAAATGCTCTATTGTCCATTTTCCAATATCCAGGGAAATTATTT ATGACTGGCAAAATCTATTAGAAGAATGTTTGGGTCATGAAGTGTctacagtaaaaataaaagcaGCAGAAGCACatacagaatttttaaaaaaatattatgccAACTTAGATAGCGAAGACCGTAATGTTGTGATTAATCGTTATCTTGATAATTTACAGTCAAATAATCAGTTGGTTCGAATTGGTTTCGCGCAAGCCATAG GATATTTtcctttatttataatttgtgaaAGAATAAAAGACGTAATAGAGGCTCTCATTAAGTGTACTGAAATATCAGCAAATACTTTAAAGTGGGCAGAGAGCAGGAAAGAAGCTATTCATGCCTTGATAATGGTTTGTCAAACTTTAGGAGTGAAAGAAACAG ataaatgGGAAGTATTCATACCCAATTTATATCATTGTTATTTATTGGCATTGAAGGAGTATACAATAGATAGTCGTGGAGATATAGGAGCTTGGGTACGAGAAGCAGCAATGACTGGTTTACAT aTGTTAACAAATTTGGTATCACAagcaaatttaatttctgtattaaatGATGAATTAATGGCAAATATAATTGGAGGAATTGCACAGCAAGCTGTTGAAAGAATTGATGGAATTCGAGCACAAGCAGGAATTGTTTTCAGTGCACTTATACATAGTGATCCTCCTCTACCAAACATTCCATACCATGAAGAATTAAAAACTATTTTTCCTTATAATGAATGTAAAGAACATATAGAATGGAGAATGGAATCTGCTACTTTTCCACggtttattaaaatgttatctTATCCTCCATATACAATGAGCCTCTTACGGGGAATTATATTTAGTGTTGGAGGCTTAAGTGAATCTTTG GTTAAACATTCTAgcgtttctttattttcttatttacaaGAAATAGATGAGTTAGGtcttaaaaatttatgttataagattttacaaattttcgaagaAAGTCATAAAAATGAGAGAATGATCACATCGATGTTGGCCTTTTTGGATCGTTTACTTAGTTCTGGGTGTATTCAAATTGTTCTTGACGATTCTGAAAATGGAATTGCAGaacgaatattaatattactgaagcaagaaataaaaaacaCAAGCAACACTAAATTGTTAATTAGCAGTATAAATGTTTTTTGTCAACTCCTGCAG ATACATGGACCAGTAGCAAAGAGAGCATTTTGTCAACTAAGCATTTTTCTTTGTCATAAATATAAATGCATACGAAAGGTAGCTGCTACAAAAACATACGAAGCTCTAACTTTGTATGGAGAAGAAATGGATCTTTCAGAACAAGACTTAATGCAACTTTTGACTGAATTAAATGTTACTGATTGGGAGCAATCAGTAACTGAACTTCGATCAATCAGAAATCACCTCTGTGATTTAATGAAAGTACCAGCTCCTATTGTGCAAACCAAACCAATGAATTGA